In Ferrimicrobium sp., a single window of DNA contains:
- a CDS encoding AMP-binding protein — protein MHSFQDPLRRGASVAPQKDAIVCGGEHFTFHQLDQRVHQLSAVLQHFGLRPDDRVAIIANNCHRYLEVYLAVPSNGLVLVPLSTRSTNAEVVFALSDADVKVVVTDRDLGPLPPCVEQVITIPGHYDELVSKATPASFLSQPNEETLAGLFYTGGTTGRSKGVMLTHGNLLANAWTAIAWTHLTEDDRWLVMAPMFHAAGTCLVLASLWLTTTQIMLSTFSPTQALDIIEGERATGTLAVPTMMLAMNDTMATSPRDVSSLRLLSHGASPAPLEILKASHRYFPEAEMLHLYGTTETSPIASIFPHEERHLTDALAGSIGVPAVGVDLTVLDPDDQPLGPGEVGEIAIRGNNVMKGYWNLPVESQQALRSGWYHTGDLGFRDSTGYFFLIDRLKDMVVTGGENVYTIEVEDALYRHPKVQEAAVFGVPDPKWGEAVHAVVVPREEVSAEDLLAFLRTQIAGHKLPKKIDLRQEPLPKSGAGKILKRDLREPFWVGHTTRIGN, from the coding sequence ATGCATTCATTTCAGGATCCGCTACGGCGTGGGGCAAGTGTAGCGCCACAGAAGGACGCTATCGTCTGTGGTGGCGAACACTTCACCTTCCATCAACTTGACCAGCGAGTACACCAGCTGAGCGCTGTGCTCCAGCATTTTGGCCTTCGTCCCGATGACCGGGTCGCCATTATCGCAAATAACTGTCATCGCTATCTTGAGGTCTACCTTGCAGTCCCCTCGAACGGCCTCGTCTTGGTGCCACTCAGTACCCGTTCAACCAACGCCGAAGTGGTCTTCGCGCTCTCTGACGCCGACGTCAAGGTCGTCGTTACCGACCGCGACCTTGGCCCCCTTCCCCCGTGCGTGGAGCAGGTTATTACGATCCCCGGGCACTATGACGAGTTGGTGAGCAAGGCCACCCCTGCCTCCTTCCTCAGCCAGCCTAACGAGGAGACGCTGGCAGGCTTGTTCTATACCGGAGGTACCACTGGACGGTCCAAGGGGGTCATGCTCACCCATGGCAATCTGCTCGCAAACGCATGGACCGCCATTGCCTGGACACATCTGACCGAGGACGATCGATGGCTCGTCATGGCACCGATGTTCCACGCTGCCGGTACGTGCCTAGTCCTTGCCTCATTATGGCTCACCACGACCCAAATCATGCTGAGCACCTTCTCACCCACCCAGGCACTCGACATCATCGAGGGCGAACGAGCCACTGGGACGCTTGCCGTACCAACCATGATGCTCGCCATGAACGACACGATGGCCACCTCTCCTCGCGATGTCTCCTCATTGCGATTGCTGAGCCACGGCGCCTCCCCAGCCCCCCTTGAGATCCTCAAGGCAAGCCACCGGTATTTTCCTGAAGCAGAGATGCTCCACCTCTACGGGACTACCGAGACCTCTCCGATCGCATCGATCTTCCCCCACGAGGAGCGACATCTGACCGACGCACTGGCGGGTTCGATCGGCGTACCTGCCGTCGGTGTCGATCTCACCGTACTCGACCCGGACGACCAACCGCTCGGCCCTGGTGAAGTAGGCGAGATCGCCATCCGAGGTAACAACGTGATGAAGGGTTACTGGAACCTACCGGTGGAGTCACAGCAGGCCCTCCGCTCCGGCTGGTACCACACTGGTGATCTCGGATTTCGAGACTCAACTGGATACTTCTTCCTCATCGATCGGCTCAAGGACATGGTGGTCACCGGGGGCGAGAACGTCTACACCATCGAGGTTGAGGATGCGCTCTATCGTCATCCCAAGGTGCAAGAGGCTGCTGTCTTTGGCGTGCCCGACCCCAAGTGGGGAGAGGCTGTCCATGCCGTCGTCGTGCCACGAGAGGAGGTCAGCGCCGAGGATCTCTTGGCCTTCCTACGCACGCAGATCGCTGGGCACAAGCTTCCAAAGAAAATTGACCTTCGTCAAGAACCATTACCAAAGTCCGGAGCCGGAAAGATCTTAAAACGTGATCTCCGCGAACCTTTCTGGGTCGGTCACACCACTCGGATCGGCAACTAA
- a CDS encoding enoyl-CoA hydratase-related protein, giving the protein MAFERALPGTLSSRDPVVFARGDEVAEVWLNRPERLNATTEAMVHMFNDALDEVEKRPPRALLVAGVGRAFCAGRDLSEANPEEEDAEGILAELYNPLLLRLATLETITVAAAHGAVLGTGLGLALSCDLVITSTTSRWGSPFGRIGAVLDSGGHYFFSNLGIARAFGLILLGELLDGRGAFEQGLVSRVVDDVEFDEEVSRWVSRVAQGPTQAFLASKRILNEARVPALTKILSMEAKEQGLCATTGDYRSGIRAFVAHQDPLFTGR; this is encoded by the coding sequence ATGGCGTTTGAACGCGCCCTACCAGGGACCCTGTCGAGCCGAGATCCAGTGGTCTTTGCTCGTGGTGATGAGGTCGCCGAAGTATGGTTGAACCGGCCAGAGCGCCTGAATGCCACCACGGAGGCGATGGTGCACATGTTCAACGATGCGCTCGATGAGGTCGAGAAACGTCCACCACGAGCCCTGCTGGTTGCTGGCGTGGGTCGAGCGTTTTGTGCCGGACGCGATCTTAGCGAGGCAAACCCTGAGGAGGAGGATGCTGAGGGGATTCTCGCTGAGCTCTATAACCCGCTGCTACTGCGGCTGGCCACTCTCGAGACAATCACGGTAGCGGCGGCGCATGGCGCCGTCCTCGGCACTGGACTCGGATTGGCACTCTCGTGTGACTTGGTCATCACCTCGACCACGAGTCGCTGGGGGTCTCCGTTTGGTCGCATTGGGGCCGTTCTCGACTCTGGCGGCCATTATTTTTTTTCAAACCTTGGCATTGCACGGGCTTTTGGTCTCATCCTGCTTGGTGAACTGCTCGATGGACGAGGTGCGTTCGAACAGGGACTTGTCTCAAGAGTCGTCGATGATGTCGAGTTTGATGAAGAGGTCTCCCGTTGGGTGAGCCGAGTGGCTCAAGGACCAACCCAGGCATTTCTTGCCTCCAAACGCATCCTGAATGAAGCACGCGTGCCTGCCCTCACCAAGATACTCTCCATGGAGGCCAAAGAACAGGGCCTGTGTGCCACGACTGGTGATTACCGATCGGGCATTCGTGCCTTTGTGGCGCATCAAGACCCCTTGTTTACGGGACGTTGA
- the paaI gene encoding hydroxyphenylacetyl-CoA thioesterase PaaI: MTDQELAQACAKAMYARDVASQALGIEVTEVGPGLAHLTMQVTDAMVNGHGICHGGYLFLFADTAFAFACNTYNVVTVAQSAAVEFIVPVYRGERLDARAREVTRFGRNGLYDIAVERGGEVVALFHGRSRSLGQPVLEEE, translated from the coding sequence ATGACCGATCAGGAGCTCGCACAAGCGTGCGCGAAGGCGATGTATGCTCGCGATGTCGCGTCACAAGCGCTTGGAATCGAGGTCACAGAGGTGGGGCCGGGTTTAGCGCATCTCACCATGCAGGTGACGGATGCGATGGTAAACGGGCATGGAATCTGTCATGGTGGTTATCTCTTTCTCTTCGCTGACACCGCGTTCGCCTTTGCCTGCAATACCTATAACGTGGTGACGGTAGCGCAGAGTGCAGCGGTGGAGTTTATTGTGCCGGTCTACCGGGGAGAACGGTTGGATGCGCGAGCGCGAGAGGTGACCCGCTTTGGAAGGAACGGGCTCTATGATATTGCGGTTGAACGAGGGGGCGAGGTCGTTGCGCTCTTCCATGGTCGATCGCGGTCATTGGGACAACCGGTGTTAGAGGAGGAGTAA
- the pcaF gene encoding 3-oxoadipyl-CoA thiolase yields the protein MPKAYIVGGVRTPFGRYGGALSSVRTDDLAADVLRALVSRYPSVIGHIDEVILGCANQAGEDNRNVARMASLLAGLGVETPGVTVNRLCGSGLEAILTASRLIQSGDGEVVIAGGVEGMSRAPFVMPKAASPFDRSMQVFDTTLGWRFINARMREEYGIDSMGETAENVAEEFSISRDDQDAFAQRSQERAAKAQENGRLSREIVPVEVQSRRQSTMVDRDEHPRLTSLDKLAQLKAAFRPGGTVTAGNASGLNDGAGALLVVSDQVVDRYSLTPMAEVVAGATAGVPPRIMGIGPVPASRRVMERLDLRITDFGVIELNEAFAAQSLACLRQLGLPDDADFVNPNGGAIALGHPLGASGARLALTATTELAERDLDLALVTMCIGVGQGIAAVLRRVR from the coding sequence GTGCCAAAGGCCTATATCGTTGGAGGGGTTCGAACACCGTTTGGTCGTTATGGTGGCGCACTCTCGTCGGTGCGTACCGATGACCTTGCCGCAGATGTCCTACGAGCACTCGTCTCCCGGTATCCGTCGGTGATCGGGCATATCGATGAGGTGATCCTGGGCTGTGCGAACCAAGCGGGCGAGGACAACCGCAACGTTGCCCGTATGGCGAGTCTGTTGGCGGGGCTTGGCGTTGAGACCCCAGGCGTCACCGTGAACCGGCTCTGTGGCTCCGGACTCGAGGCCATCTTGACCGCCTCGCGGTTGATTCAGAGCGGCGACGGTGAAGTCGTGATCGCCGGTGGTGTTGAGGGGATGTCTCGAGCCCCGTTTGTCATGCCGAAGGCCGCTAGTCCCTTCGATCGTTCAATGCAGGTGTTCGATACCACTCTGGGGTGGCGGTTCATCAATGCACGCATGCGAGAGGAGTACGGCATCGACTCGATGGGTGAGACGGCTGAGAACGTTGCAGAGGAGTTTTCGATCTCTCGCGATGATCAAGACGCCTTCGCGCAGCGATCACAGGAGCGTGCCGCCAAGGCGCAGGAGAACGGACGGCTCAGCCGCGAGATCGTTCCTGTCGAGGTCCAAAGTCGGCGCCAGAGCACGATGGTCGACCGCGACGAGCATCCTCGCTTGACCTCCTTGGACAAGTTAGCCCAACTCAAGGCGGCGTTCCGGCCGGGAGGTACGGTTACGGCCGGCAACGCGAGTGGGCTCAATGATGGAGCAGGCGCGCTGCTTGTCGTGAGTGATCAGGTGGTTGATCGGTATTCGCTGACTCCCATGGCAGAGGTGGTGGCGGGGGCAACCGCGGGCGTGCCACCCCGCATCATGGGGATTGGGCCAGTGCCCGCTTCGCGCCGGGTGATGGAGCGGCTGGATCTGCGCATTACCGACTTTGGCGTCATTGAGTTGAACGAAGCCTTTGCGGCGCAGTCGCTCGCTTGCCTGCGACAACTCGGTTTGCCCGATGATGCGGATTTTGTCAACCCGAATGGTGGCGCGATCGCCTTGGGACACCCACTTGGTGCGAGCGGGGCGCGCCTCGCACTGACGGCGACGACCGAGTTAGCCGAACGTGATCTCGATCTCGCGTTGGTGACGATGTGCATTGGAGTTGGGCAAGGGATCGCCGCAGTGCTCCGAAGAGTGCGCTAG
- a CDS encoding MaoC/PaaZ C-terminal domain-containing protein produces the protein MREFSLSERYPILYKGYGEIAIGERQATRGRTITEVDITNWCALTGDWFYLHTDAHAAQASMFQRVVAPGIMVFAMATGLGVPADSTAILANYGSDSIRYPHPTFVGDTIHLEAEVIAKEDKGQDRGVVALRWQVLNQETTLVCTSVLKVLVAREVRPYGV, from the coding sequence ATGCGCGAGTTTTCGTTGTCAGAGAGATATCCCATTCTCTACAAGGGGTATGGTGAGATCGCGATCGGGGAACGGCAGGCAACAAGGGGTCGCACCATCACCGAAGTCGATATTACCAATTGGTGTGCGCTGACTGGGGATTGGTTCTATCTCCATACGGACGCCCATGCGGCGCAAGCGTCGATGTTTCAGCGAGTGGTCGCTCCCGGTATTATGGTGTTCGCGATGGCTACCGGTCTCGGAGTCCCAGCGGATTCTACCGCAATTCTTGCCAACTATGGCTCTGACTCTATTCGCTATCCACACCCGACCTTTGTGGGTGACACCATCCATCTCGAAGCTGAGGTCATTGCCAAGGAGGACAAGGGCCAAGACCGTGGGGTGGTTGCATTGCGTTGGCAGGTACTCAATCAGGAGACAACGCTCGTCTGTACCAGCGTATTAAAGGTCCTCGTCGCTCGGGAGGTCCGTCCCTATGGCGTTTGA
- a CDS encoding TetR/AcrR family transcriptional regulator: protein MVDSLVPARRQEIARLAVNRFALQGFDGTSMNDLAQHVGLSKAGIYHYFATKEAILFEALLGYSERLLSTVQHALEGGSTPTAQLSRVIEAVLYLYRDADAYHQAQINDLARLAPSQQEIIRENERQVVRVMEGLLQRVGPELDASTVKALTMSTFGILNWHARWFREGSGRLGLSEYASLVTEFVVGGVANVVVQRTREGQP, encoded by the coding sequence TTGGTTGACTCTCTCGTGCCAGCGCGCCGCCAAGAGATCGCGCGACTTGCGGTGAATCGATTCGCGCTACAGGGCTTTGATGGCACATCGATGAACGATCTTGCTCAGCATGTCGGCCTCTCGAAGGCGGGTATCTATCACTACTTTGCTACCAAGGAGGCGATTCTCTTTGAGGCGTTGCTGGGGTATTCCGAGCGGCTCTTGTCGACCGTGCAGCACGCCCTCGAAGGTGGCAGCACCCCCACAGCGCAGCTATCGCGGGTGATCGAAGCGGTGCTGTATCTTTATCGTGATGCCGATGCCTATCACCAAGCCCAGATCAATGACCTTGCACGCCTTGCACCATCCCAGCAGGAGATCATTCGCGAGAACGAACGCCAGGTTGTCCGAGTGATGGAAGGACTTCTACAGCGGGTAGGACCCGAACTCGATGCATCGACCGTCAAAGCGTTGACGATGTCAACGTTCGGTATTTTGAACTGGCATGCTCGCTGGTTTCGTGAGGGATCAGGAAGGCTGGGACTGTCCGAGTATGCGAGCCTGGTCACCGAGTTTGTTGTGGGTGGAGTGGCCAACGTAGTGGTCCAACGGACACGGGAGGGGCAACCATGA
- a CDS encoding 2Fe-2S iron-sulfur cluster binding domain-containing protein, translating into MSIIRLYPSGNEIPCPDGMTVLAALEAEGWALPNNCRAGTCGECKVKVRSGSFDQGFVLDMALSQEERQQGYGAMCMAKPLSDYLEIEWGTEDAKPTLFPPREQVPHIVVERLERTPSIVELRLRPLGDPLRFWPGQHVQLGSPPEYPLRNYSMANAPRPDGELILEITREPFGQTSTWLTNNVAIGDTLMINGPYGSFIGDPAIATPVLLIAGGSGLAPILSLTEAALRRGFAHHVTLLFSARTPSDVYPPGQLAYLTHRYPNFELQVTYTRHPHDPSCGELPHYHGRLPGMLSDIFPRLADTAVFIAGSDAFVQDCTRAVRALEPDAVYTEPFTDQQGDFSSLSILG; encoded by the coding sequence ATGTCGATCATTCGACTTTACCCATCCGGTAACGAGATACCCTGTCCTGATGGCATGACGGTTTTGGCCGCCTTGGAGGCCGAAGGTTGGGCCTTGCCCAACAACTGCAGAGCTGGGACATGCGGAGAGTGCAAAGTCAAGGTGCGCTCAGGCTCCTTCGATCAGGGATTCGTCCTCGATATGGCGCTCTCGCAGGAGGAACGTCAGCAGGGCTACGGCGCGATGTGCATGGCCAAACCTCTCTCAGACTATCTGGAGATCGAATGGGGTACGGAGGACGCCAAGCCCACCCTGTTCCCCCCTCGAGAGCAGGTACCACATATCGTCGTAGAACGGCTAGAACGCACCCCTTCCATCGTCGAACTGCGACTGCGACCACTCGGTGACCCGCTGCGCTTTTGGCCAGGTCAACACGTACAGCTTGGATCACCACCCGAGTACCCCTTGCGCAACTATTCAATGGCGAACGCACCCCGCCCCGACGGTGAGCTGATCCTCGAGATCACCCGAGAACCATTCGGCCAAACCAGCACCTGGCTGACCAATAACGTCGCCATCGGCGACACGCTCATGATCAACGGGCCCTACGGCTCCTTTATCGGAGACCCCGCCATCGCGACACCGGTCCTGCTCATCGCGGGAGGATCGGGCTTGGCACCTATCCTTTCACTCACTGAAGCCGCACTACGCCGGGGATTTGCCCATCACGTCACGCTGCTATTTTCCGCACGTACGCCAAGCGATGTCTACCCCCCTGGCCAACTCGCCTACCTGACCCATCGATACCCCAACTTTGAACTCCAGGTCACCTACACGCGGCACCCTCACGATCCGAGCTGCGGGGAGCTACCACATTATCATGGGCGCCTCCCCGGCATGCTCAGCGATATCTTTCCTCGCCTCGCCGATACCGCAGTCTTCATCGCCGGCAGTGACGCCTTCGTCCAAGATTGCACGCGAGCCGTCCGGGCCCTAGAGCCCGATGCCGTCTACACCGAACCCTTTACTGATCAACAGGGTGACTTTTCCTCGTTGTCCATCCTCGGGTAA
- a CDS encoding 3-hydroxyacyl-CoA dehydrogenase family protein: MGRDHSSVLGRDQEATIGIVGGGTMGASIASQSLLCGLRTTVIEARADAAARAREHIIATLSRARSRGFTDIPAEVVDQNLEVVVDYERLAGAHVVIESVPEIVELKRDVLQRIRLVVGDEVPIGSNTSAIAIGSLQQGVAGADNIGGLHFFNPVPASSLVEIVVGPSTNEATVAVFRALAERLDKEAIVVKDAPGFATSRLGVALGLEAIRMFEEGVASAADIDQAMVLGYKHPVGPLRLTDLVGLDVRLAIARYLEQTLGDRFAPPELLISMVEAGRLGKKSGQGFFDW; this comes from the coding sequence TTGGGACGAGATCATTCCAGTGTTTTAGGTCGAGATCAAGAGGCAACGATTGGGATCGTCGGTGGAGGAACCATGGGCGCCTCGATCGCTTCCCAGTCGTTGTTGTGTGGTCTTCGGACTACCGTCATTGAGGCTAGGGCAGATGCGGCCGCGCGGGCTAGAGAGCACATCATCGCTACGTTAAGTCGGGCGCGTAGCCGTGGATTCACCGACATCCCAGCGGAGGTCGTCGACCAAAACTTAGAGGTCGTCGTTGACTACGAGCGGCTTGCGGGTGCGCATGTCGTGATCGAGAGCGTGCCAGAGATCGTCGAACTCAAACGCGATGTTTTGCAACGGATCCGTCTCGTGGTTGGAGATGAGGTGCCGATCGGTTCCAACACCTCCGCGATTGCTATTGGCAGTCTGCAACAGGGCGTGGCAGGCGCGGACAATATCGGTGGGTTGCACTTTTTTAATCCCGTTCCCGCCTCTTCGTTGGTCGAAATCGTCGTCGGTCCCTCCACCAATGAGGCGACGGTCGCGGTCTTTAGGGCATTGGCGGAACGACTCGATAAAGAGGCGATCGTGGTCAAGGATGCGCCCGGCTTTGCGACCTCACGTTTGGGGGTAGCCCTCGGCCTTGAGGCAATCCGCATGTTTGAAGAGGGGGTGGCAAGCGCTGCCGATATTGACCAAGCGATGGTGCTTGGCTATAAACATCCGGTTGGTCCATTGCGGCTGACCGATTTGGTCGGGCTCGATGTCCGTCTGGCGATAGCACGCTACCTCGAACAAACGTTAGGTGATCGCTTTGCGCCCCCCGAGCTACTGATCTCGATGGTTGAGGCTGGCCGCCTCGGGAAGAAATCTGGGCAGGGATTCTTTGACTGGTGA
- a CDS encoding enoyl-CoA hydratase/isomerase family protein, with protein sequence MQEPSGPTHGQSLVLMSQSEGVLQLSLNRPEKRNALSLALVDQLRQTLERLRHQPAVLVVTSSTPGMFIAGADIAELGERGEEEAFRAFNVELFDAIARWRWPSIAAIDGPAFGGGLECALACDLRVASPRARFAQPELGLGILAGAGGNWRLPGLVGVGVARKMLYLGEVIDAAGALSSGLVDEVCDDPVLCARKWAETIRTKPWRALEITKLALGTGGRSSTGLIDILGQAILFESEEKRARMQTFLDRHH encoded by the coding sequence ATGCAAGAGCCTTCGGGGCCCACGCACGGTCAATCCTTGGTGCTGATGAGCCAATCCGAGGGTGTCTTGCAGTTGAGTCTCAATCGACCCGAGAAGCGTAATGCCCTCTCGCTCGCACTGGTCGATCAACTGCGCCAAACGCTCGAGCGTCTGCGGCACCAACCGGCCGTACTTGTCGTGACCTCCAGCACACCGGGGATGTTTATTGCTGGAGCTGATATCGCTGAGCTCGGCGAGCGTGGCGAGGAGGAGGCGTTCCGAGCCTTCAACGTAGAGCTCTTCGATGCGATAGCGCGTTGGCGTTGGCCCTCTATCGCAGCTATCGATGGGCCCGCTTTTGGCGGCGGATTGGAGTGTGCACTCGCCTGCGACCTTCGGGTGGCATCACCAAGGGCTCGCTTCGCACAGCCGGAGTTGGGTCTTGGTATTCTGGCTGGTGCTGGAGGAAATTGGCGTCTTCCTGGCCTCGTCGGGGTGGGCGTTGCTCGCAAAATGCTCTACCTTGGTGAGGTGATTGACGCAGCTGGTGCACTCTCGTCCGGTCTTGTTGACGAGGTCTGTGATGACCCAGTCCTGTGCGCACGCAAGTGGGCAGAGACCATCAGGACCAAACCGTGGCGCGCTCTTGAGATAACAAAGCTAGCCTTGGGGACAGGTGGACGTTCGTCGACCGGACTCATCGACATCTTAGGTCAGGCGATCCTGTTTGAGTCGGAGGAGAAGCGGGCTCGGATGCAGACGTTTCTTGACCGACACCACTAG